The Pseudonocardia broussonetiae DNA segment CGGCCCAGAAGTCGTGCGTGGAGTTCTCGGTCTCCGGCGTGATCGCGTAGACGACCTCGACGTGGAACGCGTCGGGGTCACTCCCGTCCGGTCGGGGCACCGACCCGACGGGCGCGATCCGGCTGTGCAGCAGGTACAGGCACGGCGGCGTGTACTCGATGTCCTGCCAGCGCGCGATCCGCCCGGTCAGGCCGGTGGAGCGGGAGTAGAACGGCGGGCACTCGGCGTCGTCCATGTGGCGGGTGACGCGGACGACGCCGGCCTCGTCGTCGACCTCGGTGGTGATCGGCGTGCCGGCCACCTCGGGCGTGCCGATGTAGCCGCCGTGCAGGTAGGTCTCGTGGGAGAGGTCGAGCAGGTTGTCCACGAGCAGCCCGGCGCGGGCGGCGAGGGGCTCCATGCCCGAGACCGTCGTCCACTCCGGGTCGGCGAGCCAGGGCGCGCGCGGGATGCGGGTGGTGGCGGCGCGGTCGGGGTCGCCGATGAACACCCAGACGAAGGAGTCCTGCTCGACGACGGGGTAGGAGCGCAGGCGGGCCGTCCGCGGCACCCGGGTCTGGCCGGGCACCGCGACGCAACTGCCGTCGGCCCCGTAGGTGAAGCCGTGGTAGCCGCAGACGACCTGGTCGCCCACGAGCCGCGTCGGCGCCTGCGACAGCGGGAAGCGGCGGTGCACGCAGCGGTCGGACATCGCGGTGACCTCGCCCGCCTCCGTCCGCCAGAACAGGATCGACTCGCCGCAGACGGTGCGGGAGAACAGCTCGTGCCGGATCTCGCGGCCGTAGGCGGCCACGTACCACTGGTCCTGGACGATCACGTCAGCTCCTTCGCGGGGGTGGCGACCGGCGCGGCGGCCGGCAGCAGGGTGAGGACGGCGGCGACGGCCACGAAGACCGCGCCGACGACCAGGTAGAGGTTCTGCGGGGTCGCGCCGGCGTCGAGGAAGATCCCGGCGAGCGCGGGGGCGAGGATCGCGCCGGCGCGCCCGATGCCCAGCGCCGTGCCGACGCCGGTGGTGCGGACGCCGGCGTCGTAGACCCCAGGGGTCAGGGCGTAGATGCCGGCGACGCAGCCGTTGACGAACAGGCCGATCAGCGCGCCCAGCGCCAGCGCGACGGCGAGCGAGGA contains these protein-coding regions:
- a CDS encoding aromatic ring-hydroxylating dioxygenase subunit alpha, with product MIVQDQWYVAAYGREIRHELFSRTVCGESILFWRTEAGEVTAMSDRCVHRRFPLSQAPTRLVGDQVVCGYHGFTYGADGSCVAVPGQTRVPRTARLRSYPVVEQDSFVWVFIGDPDRAATTRIPRAPWLADPEWTTVSGMEPLAARAGLLVDNLLDLSHETYLHGGYIGTPEVAGTPITTEVDDEAGVVRVTRHMDDAECPPFYSRSTGLTGRIARWQDIEYTPPCLYLLHSRIAPVGSVPRPDGSDPDAFHVEVVYAITPETENSTHDFWAVARDFARDDQEVSDFLAEQNRTVVLQDVEALDVLERVIATEPAGYQELSINIDTGGLAARRMLERLAGAATGVRA